One Alicyclobacillus acidoterrestris DNA window includes the following coding sequences:
- the folP gene encoding dihydropteroate synthase, producing the protein MNVRVMGILNVTPDSFSDGGRYAEPSAAIQRAYEMIEDGVDILDIGAESTRPGYTPLDAETEWARLEPVLRALLPNVSVPVSVDTYHAETAARAIDVGVAIINDISACGDKDMPRVLQGNAAQYVYMHNRPQVDSALSVSDIVAETRAGIERLLDAGLDPSRLIVDPGVGFAKTYTQNLSCIRHIEQFCQLGYPVLLGTSRKRFIGHALGLEVDERLEGSLATVAYGVLHGATIVRVHDVRETVRMCRMLEAIHHVDAR; encoded by the coding sequence GTGAACGTTCGAGTTATGGGAATTCTCAACGTCACGCCGGACTCTTTTTCCGATGGTGGGCGTTATGCAGAGCCTTCTGCCGCCATTCAGAGAGCGTATGAGATGATTGAAGATGGGGTCGATATTCTCGACATTGGTGCCGAAAGTACGCGTCCCGGCTATACGCCGCTCGATGCCGAGACCGAGTGGGCCCGGTTGGAGCCCGTTCTGCGCGCGCTCCTTCCGAACGTCTCCGTTCCCGTATCGGTGGATACCTATCACGCGGAGACCGCGGCGCGGGCTATCGATGTTGGCGTGGCCATCATCAACGATATTTCGGCTTGCGGCGATAAAGATATGCCCCGCGTTTTACAGGGAAATGCGGCACAGTACGTCTACATGCACAATCGCCCACAAGTGGATAGCGCGCTGTCGGTGTCGGATATTGTCGCTGAGACGCGGGCTGGGATTGAACGTCTGTTGGATGCGGGGTTGGACCCGTCGCGTCTGATTGTCGATCCCGGCGTTGGCTTCGCCAAGACGTACACACAGAACCTGTCGTGTATTCGCCACATTGAACAGTTTTGTCAGCTTGGGTACCCTGTGCTGCTGGGCACGAGCCGCAAGCGATTCATCGGGCATGCGTTAGGGCTAGAGGTCGATGAAAGGCTGGAGGGCTCCCTTGCCACAGTGGCCTATGGGGTTCTGCATGGGGCGACGATTGTCCGCGTCCACGATGTGCGAGAGACTGTCCGCATGTGCAGGATGTTGGAGGCGATACATCATGTCGACGCCCGCTAA